A region of Streptomyces deccanensis DNA encodes the following proteins:
- a CDS encoding PHP domain-containing protein, with amino-acid sequence MSDLSGTPEQQLPAWADPSVSATDLDAQGVSRRGLLRGAGLFGAAFAMGATGALTTPAAAGTRPYGGEDPRLAYLVGDHHIHTVYSHDAKYTFSQLASAGATYGLDWMVFTEHSNFGHADFGAALEHKEILKARAENPRQLIFQGLEWYIPAAEHCTVFTTPGRHEVDLLTRFERAYDGKLLGYTDGSVGGADTARNEAHAVKAIKWLAQQRRSGYVDDVLVLANHPLRLGIDSPHELRNWRDAAPEIMIGMEGAPGAQGAAIPGWRGTTSIRGEYENKPSAQSWPGYPAEAYLTYGGFDWSTATVGGLWDAMLAEGRLFSITTNSDAHRIVFDTWKNGDWPAGQNFDNTGKLPDPVNTDTPQPGSDFWPGQFSRTHVGVTRHGYRSVMAGLRAGRVWLDHGHLLDGLDVRVKRDRDHGRGVTLGGRLRVRKGERLTLNVTVTTASRANPKGILPELAHVDVIRGAVRGPVTDRDVWKAPDTRVVHTKDVSGRKGTYTLRVPVTAGDESFYLRLRGSDGKRNGAGYLGASVDPHGPIPHAPGDGDPWEDTWFYSNPVFVDVS; translated from the coding sequence ATGTCCGACCTGTCCGGCACACCCGAACAGCAGCTGCCCGCCTGGGCCGATCCGTCCGTCTCCGCCACCGACCTGGACGCGCAGGGGGTGTCGCGCCGGGGACTCCTGCGGGGCGCGGGCCTGTTCGGCGCGGCGTTCGCGATGGGCGCGACGGGTGCCCTGACGACTCCGGCCGCGGCCGGCACCCGCCCGTACGGGGGCGAGGACCCGCGGCTCGCCTATCTCGTCGGCGACCACCACATCCACACCGTCTACAGCCACGACGCCAAGTACACGTTCTCCCAACTCGCCTCGGCGGGCGCGACGTACGGTCTCGACTGGATGGTGTTCACCGAGCACTCCAACTTCGGGCACGCCGACTTCGGGGCCGCGCTGGAGCACAAGGAGATCTTGAAGGCCCGCGCCGAGAACCCTCGACAGCTGATCTTCCAGGGCCTGGAGTGGTACATCCCGGCCGCCGAGCACTGCACGGTCTTCACCACGCCCGGCCGGCACGAGGTCGACCTGCTCACCCGTTTCGAGCGCGCGTACGACGGCAAGCTGCTGGGCTACACGGACGGTTCCGTCGGCGGCGCGGACACCGCCCGCAACGAGGCGCACGCGGTCAAGGCGATCAAGTGGCTCGCACAGCAACGCCGTTCGGGCTACGTCGACGACGTGCTGGTCCTCGCCAACCACCCCCTGCGGCTGGGCATCGACTCCCCGCACGAACTGCGCAACTGGCGCGACGCGGCACCCGAGATCATGATCGGCATGGAGGGCGCCCCCGGCGCCCAGGGCGCGGCCATCCCCGGCTGGCGGGGGACGACCTCGATCCGGGGCGAGTACGAGAACAAGCCCTCCGCCCAGTCCTGGCCCGGTTATCCGGCGGAGGCGTACCTGACGTACGGCGGCTTCGACTGGTCGACGGCGACCGTGGGCGGACTCTGGGACGCGATGCTGGCCGAGGGCAGGCTGTTCTCGATCACCACGAACTCCGACGCCCACCGGATCGTCTTCGACACCTGGAAGAACGGTGACTGGCCGGCCGGGCAGAACTTCGACAACACGGGCAAGCTGCCCGACCCGGTGAACACCGACACCCCGCAGCCGGGCAGCGACTTCTGGCCCGGCCAGTTCAGCCGCACCCACGTCGGCGTCACCCGCCACGGATACCGCTCGGTGATGGCGGGCCTGCGCGCGGGCCGCGTCTGGCTCGACCACGGCCACCTACTGGACGGCCTGGACGTCCGGGTCAAGCGCGACCGTGACCACGGCCGGGGTGTCACCCTGGGCGGCCGGCTGCGCGTCCGCAAGGGCGAGAGGCTCACGCTGAACGTGACGGTGACGACCGCGTCCCGCGCCAACCCGAAGGGGATCCTGCCGGAGTTGGCCCATGTCGACGTCATCCGGGGCGCGGTGCGCGGTCCGGTGACCGACCGGGACGTCTGGAAGGCCCCGGACACGAGGGTCGTGCACACCAAGGACGTGAGCGGTCGCAAGGGCACGTACACCCTGCGTGTCCCGGTCACGGCGGGCGACGAGTCCTTCTACCTCCGCCTGCGCGGCAGCGACGGCAAGCGCAACGGTGCCGGCTACCTGGGCGCGTCCGTCGACCCGCACGGCCCGATCCCCCACGCCCCGGGCGACGGCGACCCGTGGGAGGACACGTGGTTCTACTCGAACCCGGTCTTCGTGGACGTGAGTTGA
- a CDS encoding MaoC family dehydratase produces MSITVNGIDELKKLAGSDLGTSEWIEVTQERIDTFADATGDHQWIHVDPEKAAEGPFGAPIAHGYLTLSLFIPLFTELLDVEGVSTKVNYGLNKVRFPSPVKVGSKIRLVGKLASVEDVPGGVQITVDGTIEIEGAPKPAAVLQSLSRFYA; encoded by the coding sequence ATGAGCATCACCGTCAACGGCATCGACGAGCTCAAGAAGCTCGCCGGCAGCGACCTCGGCACCAGCGAGTGGATCGAGGTCACCCAGGAGCGCATCGACACGTTCGCCGACGCGACCGGGGACCACCAGTGGATCCACGTCGACCCCGAGAAGGCGGCCGAGGGCCCCTTCGGCGCGCCGATCGCCCACGGGTACCTGACCCTGTCGCTGTTCATCCCGCTCTTCACCGAGCTGCTGGACGTCGAGGGCGTCTCGACGAAGGTCAACTACGGCCTGAACAAGGTGCGGTTCCCCTCGCCGGTGAAGGTGGGGTCGAAGATCCGGCTGGTGGGCAAGCTGGCGTCCGTGGAGGACGTGCCGGGTGGGGTGCAGATCACCGTCGACGGGACGATCGAGATCGAGGGGGCGCCGAAGCCGGCGGCGGTGCTGCAGAGCCTGTCTCGTTTTTACGCCTGA
- a CDS encoding alkaline phosphatase family protein, translating into MVGTGSDGRPERGKVLVVGMDGVRFDRLARSPATAPVLHALMAAGAHGRGLLPYGEVDGQAEGGPSTSMAYTDSGPGWSSVLTGVWPDRHGVTGNDFAGADYARHPDFLSRAAAARPGLRTVAVVSWPELIDRGTLGPGVGERVRYDGESDGYEEADRLVADTAVRRLTEDDPDALFVYFGATDEASHATGPLSPAYDRALLAQDAHLGRLLDAISARRSAPGRADEHWTVLVTTDHGHLDTGGHGGDTRAEREVFVVLAEPGSPSYGTSPGTRLDSPRLIDIAPTVLDRLGIPLDPAWNLPGRVLPRPVFSPPPLTTSERS; encoded by the coding sequence GTGGTGGGCACCGGGAGCGACGGGCGGCCCGAACGCGGCAAGGTGCTGGTGGTGGGCATGGACGGGGTGCGCTTCGACCGGCTCGCCCGCTCGCCGGCCACGGCACCGGTGCTGCACGCCCTTATGGCCGCGGGCGCCCACGGCCGCGGTCTGCTGCCCTACGGCGAGGTGGACGGCCAGGCCGAGGGCGGGCCGTCCACCAGCATGGCCTACACCGACTCCGGTCCCGGCTGGTCGAGCGTGCTGACCGGGGTGTGGCCCGACCGGCACGGCGTGACCGGCAACGACTTCGCGGGCGCCGACTACGCCCGTCACCCCGACTTCCTCAGCCGGGCCGCAGCCGCGCGACCCGGTCTGCGTACGGTGGCCGTCGTGTCCTGGCCGGAGCTGATCGACCGCGGCACGCTGGGCCCCGGCGTGGGCGAACGCGTGCGCTACGACGGGGAGTCGGACGGCTACGAGGAGGCGGACCGGCTCGTCGCCGACACCGCCGTGCGCCGGCTCACCGAGGACGACCCGGACGCGCTGTTCGTGTACTTCGGCGCCACCGACGAGGCCAGCCACGCCACGGGACCGCTCAGCCCGGCCTACGACCGTGCCCTGCTCGCCCAGGACGCCCACCTCGGACGACTGCTGGACGCGATCTCCGCCCGGCGCTCGGCCCCCGGCCGCGCGGACGAGCACTGGACGGTCCTGGTCACCACCGACCACGGCCACCTCGACACCGGCGGCCACGGCGGCGACACCCGTGCCGAACGCGAGGTCTTCGTCGTCCTGGCCGAGCCGGGATCTCCCTCGTACGGGACCTCCCCCGGCACCCGTCTGGACTCCCCCCGTCTCATCGACATCGCGCCCACCGTCCTGGACCGCCTCGGGATCCCCCTCGACCCCGCCTGGAACCTGCCGGGGCGGGTGCTGCCCCGGCCGGTCTTCTCTCCCCCGCCCCTGACGACTTCGGAACGGTCATGA
- a CDS encoding glycoside hydrolase family 2 TIM barrel-domain containing protein — MTDALFALRPWNAPEVTSWGRLPMNAVDRRAGAVSLDGRWRFQLLPSPEREPGPAWSWAELPGSWALDVAEDPPQYTNVRMPWGQFPPDCPPDNPTGVYEREVDIPAEWAGRRIVLHVGAAESVLLVHVDGRPAGVSKDSHLAAEFDLSGLVRAGARATVRLTVVKWSDASHIEDQDQWWLGGITRPVLLYATDPLHLADVTVRAHRDGELRVDCRVRSAAGTATGALPPGWYVSGELDGPELDGLELSQDREFDRLNAEDERVSDFLGEARLGTVVPGVRTWNAETPELYGLTVRLHRADGTVADTSHHRVGFRDVEIRGRDLLVNGERVYIRGVNRHDFHPLTGRTVSYEDMRADLLTLKRFGFNAIRTSHYPGDPALYDLTDELGFYVVDEADIESHDHAHEIADDPRYLNAFVDRVSRMVLRDKNHPSVIVWSLGNESDYGANHDAAAGWLRRHDPTRPVQYEGAAKLDWAATDDASDIACPMYAPIEDCVAHALSGEQTRPLIQCEYSHAMGNSNGTLADTWAAIEATPGLQGGFIWEFWDHGILQRVNDGRPAGRGGAGLYENGVAGPGLRWAYGGDFGETIHDGAFIADGVVLPDRTPKPVMFEHREIAAPVRLSVEGEGTWRVLRVHNRQHFRDLSWLVAEWEFAAADGGTWTVPAQLPAVPPGGSAVIDRPEVAGGAGEIWLTLRVTTADDEPWAPRGTEVCCPQVQWYPAEEGEPVVGAEEDLGHIPPPETDQDGLLLHPLLASPPLLSLWRAPTDNDVLGGMAERWRALGLDRMEREPVAVERKGSTVRVRSRWSTGAGVVEHEQAFTALVDGRVLIEETAVLPEELTDVARVGTVFETVDGLDDLAWYGQGPWESYPDRAAGAPVGHHAAPVDALFTPYLRPQESGGRHGVRHFTLSGDAHVLSVRLDGPRQVSVTRHRAEDLASAAHHDELVPRPGCVVRIDAAHRGLGTASCGPDTSPSYLVPPGVHRWSWTLRAL, encoded by the coding sequence ATGACCGACGCACTCTTCGCCCTGCGCCCCTGGAACGCACCCGAGGTGACCTCCTGGGGGCGGCTGCCCATGAACGCCGTGGACCGGCGTGCGGGGGCGGTGTCGCTGGACGGCCGGTGGCGGTTCCAGCTGCTGCCGTCGCCCGAGCGGGAGCCCGGGCCCGCCTGGTCCTGGGCCGAACTCCCCGGTTCCTGGGCCCTCGACGTGGCGGAGGACCCGCCGCAGTACACCAACGTCCGTATGCCGTGGGGCCAGTTCCCGCCGGACTGCCCGCCCGATAACCCGACCGGGGTCTACGAGCGGGAGGTCGACATCCCCGCCGAGTGGGCCGGGCGCCGGATCGTCCTGCACGTCGGCGCCGCCGAGAGCGTGCTGCTCGTCCATGTGGACGGACGGCCGGCCGGTGTCTCCAAGGACTCCCACCTGGCCGCCGAGTTCGACCTGTCCGGACTGGTCCGGGCCGGGGCGCGGGCCACCGTGCGGCTCACCGTGGTGAAGTGGTCGGACGCCTCGCACATCGAGGACCAGGACCAGTGGTGGCTGGGCGGCATCACCCGCCCGGTGCTGCTGTACGCCACCGATCCCCTCCATCTCGCGGACGTGACCGTACGGGCCCACCGCGACGGGGAGCTGCGGGTGGACTGCCGGGTGCGCTCGGCGGCGGGGACGGCGACGGGCGCGCTGCCGCCCGGCTGGTACGTCAGCGGGGAGTTGGACGGTCCGGAGCTGGACGGGCTGGAGCTGTCCCAGGACCGGGAGTTCGACCGGCTCAACGCCGAGGACGAGCGGGTCTCCGACTTCCTCGGCGAGGCCCGGCTGGGCACGGTCGTCCCCGGCGTGCGCACCTGGAACGCCGAGACGCCCGAGCTGTACGGCCTCACCGTCCGGCTGCACCGCGCCGACGGCACCGTGGCCGACACCTCGCACCACCGGGTCGGCTTCCGCGACGTCGAGATCCGGGGCCGGGACCTGCTGGTCAACGGGGAACGCGTCTACATCCGGGGTGTGAACCGGCACGACTTCCATCCGCTGACGGGACGGACGGTGTCGTACGAGGACATGCGCGCGGACCTGCTGACGCTGAAGCGGTTCGGGTTCAACGCGATCCGCACCTCCCACTACCCGGGCGACCCGGCCCTGTACGACCTCACGGACGAACTCGGCTTCTACGTGGTGGACGAGGCGGACATCGAGTCGCACGACCACGCGCACGAGATCGCCGACGACCCGCGCTATCTGAACGCCTTCGTGGACCGCGTCTCCCGCATGGTCCTGCGGGACAAGAACCATCCGTCGGTGATCGTCTGGTCGCTGGGCAACGAGTCCGACTACGGGGCGAACCACGACGCGGCGGCGGGCTGGCTGCGCCGCCACGACCCGACCCGGCCGGTGCAGTACGAAGGCGCCGCGAAGCTGGACTGGGCCGCCACGGACGACGCCTCCGACATCGCCTGCCCGATGTACGCGCCCATCGAGGACTGTGTGGCGCACGCCCTGTCGGGCGAGCAGACCAGGCCGCTGATCCAGTGCGAGTACTCGCACGCCATGGGCAACAGCAACGGCACCCTCGCCGACACGTGGGCCGCCATCGAGGCAACCCCAGGTCTTCAGGGCGGGTTCATCTGGGAGTTCTGGGACCACGGCATCCTCCAGCGTGTGAACGACGGACGACCGGCCGGGCGTGGGGGCGCCGGGCTGTACGAGAACGGAGTCGCCGGACCCGGTCTGCGCTGGGCCTACGGCGGCGACTTCGGCGAGACGATCCACGACGGCGCCTTCATCGCCGACGGTGTCGTTCTCCCCGACCGCACGCCCAAGCCGGTGATGTTCGAGCACCGGGAGATCGCCGCCCCGGTGCGGCTGTCGGTGGAGGGCGAGGGCACCTGGCGGGTCCTGCGGGTGCACAACCGCCAGCACTTCCGCGACCTTTCGTGGCTGGTGGCCGAGTGGGAGTTCGCGGCGGCCGACGGCGGCACCTGGACGGTGCCGGCCCAGCTGCCCGCCGTACCGCCCGGCGGCTCGGCGGTCATCGACCGGCCCGAGGTGGCGGGCGGGGCCGGTGAGATCTGGCTGACGCTGCGGGTGACGACGGCCGACGACGAGCCCTGGGCGCCGCGCGGCACCGAGGTGTGCTGCCCGCAGGTCCAGTGGTACCCGGCGGAGGAGGGCGAACCGGTGGTGGGCGCCGAGGAGGACCTCGGCCACATCCCGCCGCCGGAGACGGACCAGGACGGGCTGCTGCTGCACCCGCTGCTGGCCTCCCCGCCGCTGCTGAGCCTGTGGCGGGCGCCGACCGACAACGACGTCCTCGGCGGTATGGCCGAGCGCTGGCGCGCCCTGGGTCTGGACCGCATGGAGCGCGAGCCGGTCGCCGTGGAGCGCAAGGGGTCCACGGTGCGGGTCCGCTCCCGCTGGAGCACGGGTGCGGGCGTCGTCGAGCACGAGCAGGCGTTCACGGCGCTGGTGGACGGCCGGGTGCTCATCGAGGAGACGGCCGTGCTGCCCGAGGAGCTGACGGACGTGGCCCGGGTCGGCACGGTTTTCGAGACCGTCGACGGTCTGGACGACCTCGCCTGGTACGGGCAGGGCCCCTGGGAGAGCTACCCGGACCGTGCGGCCGGGGCACCCGTCGGCCACCACGCGGCCCCCGTGGACGCGTTGTTCACCCCTTATCTGCGGCCGCAGGAGAGCGGGGGCCGGCACGGCGTACGGCACTTCACGCTCTCCGGGGACGCCCATGTCCTGTCGGTACGGCTGGACGGCCCCCGGCAGGTCTCGGTCACCCGCCACCGCGCGGAGGACCTGGCGTCGGCCGCGCACCACGACGAGTTGGTGCCCCGGCCCGGCTGTGTGGTCCGCATCGACGCGGCGCACCGGGGGCTGGGCACCGCCTCGTGCGGTCCCGACACCTCACCGTCGTACCTCGTCCCCCCGGGCGTCCACCGCTGGTCGTGGACGCTGCGGGCGCTCTGA
- a CDS encoding carbohydrate ABC transporter permease — protein MTTATTPRPATAAKPNPGAGRPRRPKGLSPHLFLILAVVISIFPFVWTIVMATNTTRDIYKSPPKLTFGSHLLENIRGVLDTVDFFGSMLNTIVIASVTTVLVLLVDSLAAFAFAKFDFPGRKILFGTLLVFMMLPLQLAVLPQFILMSEIGWVGMLKALVWPALSNAFGIFWLRQYIENGVPDELLDAARIDGAGFLRQYWNVALPMIRPAMSFLAIYAFVGAWNDYVWPLIVLTNPEHVTLQVELAQLNVGHNTDYSMVMAGVLMASLPLVIVFAVFARGFIAGATEGAVQGS, from the coding sequence ATGACGACCGCCACCACGCCCCGGCCGGCCACGGCCGCGAAGCCGAACCCGGGCGCCGGGCGGCCGCGCCGCCCCAAGGGCCTGTCCCCGCACCTCTTCCTGATCCTGGCCGTCGTGATCTCGATCTTCCCGTTCGTGTGGACGATCGTGATGGCGACCAACACCACCCGGGACATCTACAAGAGCCCGCCGAAGCTGACCTTCGGCTCGCATCTGCTGGAGAACATCCGGGGTGTGCTCGACACGGTCGACTTCTTCGGGTCGATGCTCAACACGATCGTCATCGCGAGTGTCACGACGGTCCTGGTGCTGCTCGTCGACTCCCTGGCGGCCTTCGCCTTCGCCAAGTTCGACTTCCCGGGGCGCAAGATCCTCTTCGGCACGCTCCTGGTGTTCATGATGCTGCCGCTGCAGCTGGCCGTCCTGCCGCAGTTCATCCTGATGTCGGAGATCGGCTGGGTCGGCATGCTCAAGGCGCTGGTCTGGCCCGCCCTCTCCAACGCCTTCGGCATCTTCTGGCTGCGCCAGTACATCGAGAACGGGGTGCCCGACGAACTGCTGGACGCGGCCCGCATCGACGGCGCCGGGTTCCTCCGGCAGTACTGGAACGTCGCGCTGCCGATGATCAGGCCCGCGATGTCCTTCCTCGCCATCTACGCCTTCGTCGGCGCCTGGAACGACTACGTCTGGCCGCTGATCGTGCTCACCAACCCCGAGCACGTCACGCTCCAGGTCGAGCTGGCCCAGCTCAACGTCGGCCACAACACCGACTACAGCATGGTGATGGCCGGTGTGCTGATGGCCTCCCTCCCCCTGGTGATCGTCTTCGCCGTCTTCGCGCGGGGCTTCATCGCAGGGGCCACCGAGGGCGCGGTCCAGGGCAGTTGA
- a CDS encoding LamG-like jellyroll fold domain-containing protein, whose protein sequence is MCTSHEPGQESAQARSGRRNFLRATALLGAAATVSLPVVAQAAPERFRPDRTSRRFTLAVMPDTQYLFDGPSIDKAPVEASLKYLLEHGEEENIVFLSHLGDLTQNGTAQEMGAIGEAFRLLDRRGVGYSVLAGNHDVRSSTDDQRGPTPYLDVFGPDRFKGGPSFGGASPDGYNSFHLFEAGGRQWMVLALDWRLSAKGFAWAKDVLARHPKTPVVLTTHELVDGDDSLSAYGQTLWDQLIEDHDQIFLTLNGHYWPAARATRKNAADNDVHLHLTNYQNRYFGGAAMIRLYRFDLDRNTIDVETISPWILGRAGKGLNELERQESELSGDADRFTVEIDFEKRFSGFAPVPARAARPASKMLIPGTVAYWRFDGQQDGAKVAGTVPDRSGHGNDLTLVTVGGGSLTWSADHHPDQPGHGSLEFQGGKPPLTGAYLRTVDGAPLNSATFRNGYTIEAFYRLPADWNPSHHAWAGLLGRTGTGGAAGKTADDPDEPLATLSLSNDREPQWAVRPLNQQGIATNWGQETPLETWWHLAVVNDGRHTTLYVQGCPVVRNPKATAVGLTSVGLPWILGGYEYAGKIDQILHGRLGDVRVVERALPVKSFMNH, encoded by the coding sequence GTGTGCACCTCGCACGAACCGGGGCAGGAGTCTGCCCAGGCCCGCTCGGGCAGACGTAACTTCCTGCGGGCCACGGCCCTGCTGGGCGCGGCGGCGACGGTCTCGCTGCCCGTCGTGGCGCAGGCGGCGCCCGAGCGCTTCCGGCCCGATCGCACGAGCCGTCGCTTCACGCTCGCCGTCATGCCCGACACGCAGTATCTGTTCGACGGGCCGAGCATCGACAAGGCGCCCGTCGAGGCGTCGTTGAAGTACCTCCTGGAGCACGGTGAGGAGGAGAACATCGTGTTCCTGTCGCATCTCGGGGACCTCACCCAGAACGGCACCGCGCAGGAGATGGGGGCGATCGGCGAGGCCTTCCGGCTCCTGGACCGCAGGGGCGTCGGCTACAGCGTCCTCGCGGGCAACCACGACGTGCGCTCGTCGACCGACGACCAGCGGGGCCCGACGCCCTACCTGGATGTCTTCGGGCCCGACCGTTTCAAGGGCGGGCCGAGCTTCGGCGGTGCCTCGCCCGACGGCTACAACTCCTTCCACCTCTTCGAGGCGGGCGGCCGGCAGTGGATGGTGCTGGCCCTGGACTGGCGGCTCTCCGCGAAGGGCTTCGCCTGGGCGAAGGACGTCCTGGCCCGGCACCCGAAAACCCCGGTCGTGCTCACCACGCACGAGCTGGTCGACGGCGACGACTCCCTGTCCGCGTACGGGCAGACGCTCTGGGACCAACTGATCGAGGACCACGACCAGATCTTCCTCACCCTCAACGGGCACTACTGGCCGGCGGCGCGGGCGACCCGGAAGAACGCCGCCGACAACGATGTCCATCTGCACCTCACGAACTACCAGAACCGGTACTTCGGCGGCGCGGCGATGATCCGGCTCTACCGCTTCGACCTCGACCGGAACACCATCGACGTGGAGACGATCTCCCCGTGGATCCTGGGCCGGGCCGGGAAGGGGCTCAACGAACTGGAGCGGCAGGAGAGCGAACTCTCCGGCGACGCCGACCGGTTCACCGTCGAGATCGACTTCGAGAAGCGGTTCTCCGGTTTCGCGCCGGTGCCCGCCCGTGCGGCCCGTCCGGCGTCGAAGATGCTGATACCAGGCACGGTCGCCTACTGGCGGTTCGACGGTCAGCAGGACGGGGCGAAGGTCGCCGGCACCGTCCCGGACCGCTCCGGGCACGGCAACGACCTCACGCTGGTGACCGTCGGCGGCGGCTCCCTCACCTGGTCCGCCGACCACCACCCGGACCAGCCGGGCCACGGCAGCCTGGAGTTCCAGGGCGGCAAGCCCCCGCTGACGGGCGCGTACCTGCGGACGGTCGACGGGGCGCCCCTCAACTCGGCGACGTTCAGGAACGGTTACACCATCGAGGCGTTCTACCGGCTGCCCGCCGACTGGAACCCCTCGCACCACGCCTGGGCGGGTCTCCTCGGCCGGACCGGCACGGGCGGCGCGGCCGGCAAGACCGCCGACGACCCGGACGAGCCGCTCGCCACGCTGTCGCTGTCGAACGATCGGGAGCCGCAGTGGGCGGTGCGCCCGCTCAACCAGCAGGGCATCGCGACCAACTGGGGTCAGGAGACCCCGCTGGAGACGTGGTGGCACCTCGCGGTCGTCAACGACGGCAGGCACACCACGCTCTACGTCCAGGGCTGCCCGGTCGTGCGCAACCCGAAGGCCACCGCCGTGGGGCTCACCTCCGTCGGCCTGCCCTGGATCCTCGGGGGCTACGAGTACGCCGGGAAGATCGACCAGATCCTGCACGGGCGCCTCGGTGACGTCCGCGTCGTCGAACGGGCGCTGCCCGTCAAGTCGTTCATGAACCACTGA
- the menE gene encoding o-succinylbenzoate--CoA ligase, which produces MRNEGLGSWPARRARKTPQRTALIHGDTSLTYGELYERTTRLAHALRASGVRRGDRIAYLGPNHPSYLETLFAAGTLGAVFVPLNTRLAGPEIAYQLADSGAKALVYGAGFTGLVAGLPGGETDVRTFVEIGTEYEALLAGAGAEPIDQPVTADDTCIIMYTSGTTGRPKGAMLTHGNITWNAVNVLVDQDVITDERALVSAPLFHTAGLNMLTLPVLLKGGTCVLVEAFVPEATFDLIERHRITFMFGVPTMFDQIARHPRWADADLSSLRMLSCGGSPVPTPLIARFQERGLTFLQGYGMTEAAPGTLFLDAEHAVSKAGSAGVPHFFSDVRVVRPDMTPVDVDEPGEVVVRGPHVMPGYWGLPEETAAVFADGWFRSGDAARVDEDGYVFIVDRIKDMIISGGENIYPAEIEDQLLAHPDIVECAVIGVPDDKWGEVPRAVVVPREGVSLDADEVLASLAGRLAKYKIPKSVVIADELPRTASGKLLKARVRKRYGTNS; this is translated from the coding sequence GCCGGGCCCGCAAGACCCCGCAGCGCACCGCGCTGATCCACGGCGACACGAGCCTCACCTACGGGGAGCTGTACGAGCGCACCACACGCCTCGCCCACGCCCTGCGCGCCTCCGGCGTACGCCGCGGCGACCGCATCGCCTACCTGGGGCCCAACCACCCCTCGTACCTGGAGACGCTGTTCGCCGCCGGCACTCTCGGCGCGGTCTTCGTCCCGCTCAACACCCGCCTCGCGGGCCCCGAGATCGCCTACCAGCTGGCGGACTCCGGGGCCAAGGCACTGGTGTACGGCGCCGGGTTCACCGGACTCGTCGCCGGACTGCCCGGCGGCGAGACCGACGTGCGCACGTTCGTGGAGATCGGCACCGAGTACGAGGCGCTGCTCGCGGGGGCCGGCGCCGAGCCGATCGACCAGCCCGTCACCGCCGACGACACCTGCATCATCATGTACACCTCGGGGACAACGGGCCGCCCCAAGGGCGCGATGCTCACCCACGGCAACATCACCTGGAACGCCGTCAACGTCCTCGTCGACCAGGACGTCATCACCGACGAACGCGCCCTGGTCTCCGCGCCGTTGTTCCACACGGCCGGGTTGAACATGCTCACCCTGCCCGTGCTGCTCAAGGGCGGCACCTGCGTCCTGGTCGAGGCGTTCGTCCCGGAGGCCACCTTCGACCTGATCGAACGGCATCGGATCACCTTCATGTTCGGCGTGCCGACCATGTTCGACCAGATCGCCCGGCACCCGCGCTGGGCCGACGCCGACCTGTCGTCGCTCCGGATGCTCTCCTGCGGCGGCTCCCCGGTCCCGACCCCGCTCATCGCCAGGTTCCAGGAGCGCGGGCTCACCTTCCTCCAGGGCTACGGCATGACGGAGGCGGCCCCCGGCACGCTCTTCCTCGACGCCGAGCACGCCGTGAGCAAGGCCGGGTCGGCGGGCGTCCCGCACTTCTTCAGCGACGTACGGGTCGTACGGCCCGACATGACCCCGGTCGACGTCGACGAGCCCGGCGAGGTCGTCGTCCGCGGCCCGCACGTCATGCCCGGCTACTGGGGGCTGCCGGAGGAGACGGCCGCGGTGTTCGCCGACGGCTGGTTCCGCAGCGGGGACGCGGCCCGGGTCGACGAGGACGGCTATGTCTTCATCGTCGACCGCATCAAGGACATGATCATCTCCGGGGGCGAGAACATCTACCCCGCCGAGATCGAGGACCAGCTCCTCGCCCACCCCGACATCGTCGAGTGCGCGGTCATCGGCGTCCCCGACGACAAGTGGGGCGAGGTGCCACGAGCCGTGGTCGTACCCCGCGAGGGCGTCTCGTTGGACGCCGACGAGGTGCTGGCCTCGCTGGCCGGGCGGCTCGCCAAGTACAAGATCCCGAAGTCGGTGGTGATCGCGGACGAACTGCCGCGCACCGCCTCCGGAAAGCTCCTCAAGGCCCGGGTGCGCAAGCGCTACGGCACCAACTCTTAG